A genome region from Anastrepha obliqua isolate idAnaObli1 chromosome 4, idAnaObli1_1.0, whole genome shotgun sequence includes the following:
- the LOC129243402 gene encoding myotubularin-related protein 8 isoform X2: protein MDDIKLAKVENVRMIDRYNAKNPTVGTLYLTATHLIFVEPDSNKETWILHMHVANIEKLPLSTTGSPLLIRCKTFLSVTFVIPKDSECHDVYTSLMKLYQPVSINKLYCFNYQPAKDDFPKSSGWDFFKLENEFRRMRVPNDIWTLCTLNMNYELCDTYPRQIYVPQEANTAMLIGSSRFRSKGRLPALTYLHSNKASICRCSQPLSGFSARCLEDEQMLEAIRKTNPNTDYMYVVDTRPRINAMANRAAGKGYENEAFYENIKFHFLGIENIHVQRTSLQKLIEACEQKTPTMSGFLNSLESSGWLKNIRSILDTSSFIASAVDKGVSVVVHCSDGWDRTAQVCSLAALMLDPYYRTIKGFQALIEKDWLAFGHKFSERCGHVQTDPREVSPIFTQFLDCTWQLMTQRSDAFEFNERFLLILHDHVHSCQFGTFVGNCEKDRLDLKLSERTFSLWGFMANHLNEYINPLYKPDVDETIKANLAPQCIKFWRGMFSRFESGVHPREPLSDLLLVSKDHCTSLEDHVQHLTKRIASFKNYISKSARKLQDATAKTYKEPAPPEINDNKYNYDKKMSELSSADDDHPLKPAEMSFANLSLNERIDATSIREEINSVAVDWKSMRNVTACSCSTPFDQFSKKTHCWKCGDIFCERCIDKSIPLPGQDSGKPVPVCRACFRLVQKTSP from the exons ATATTGCATATGCACGTCGCAAACATAGAGAAATTACCGTTAAGCACAACTGGTTCTCCACTATTGATACGTTGTAAAACTTTCCTATCAGTTACATTCGTAATTCCAAAGGATTCCGAGTGTCACGATGTGTACACCTCACTAATGAAGCTTTATCAACCAG TTTCCATTAACAAGTTATACTGCTTCAACTACCAGCCAGCCAAGGATGACTTCCCAAAGTCATCAGGCTGGGATTTCTTCAAGTTGGAAAATGAGTTCCGGCGTATGCGAGTGCCAAACGACATTTGGACATTATGCACTTTGAATATGAACTACGAGTTATGTGATACGTATCCCCGGCAAATTTATGTGCCACAAGAAGCCAACACAGCTATGTTGATTGGTAGTTCACGCTTTCGATCCAAAGGCCGCCTACCAGCGCTTACCTACTTGCACTCGAATAAG GCTTCAATCTGTCGCTGTAGTCAGCCATTGTCGGGCTTCAGTGCGCGCTGTTTGGAAGATGAGCAGATGCTGGAAGCTATACGCAAAACGAACCCCAACACCGACTATATGTACGTTGTGGACACTCGACCGAGG attaatgctatgGCCAACCGCGCTGCGGGCAAAGGTTATGAAAACGAAGCTTTTTATGAGAACATCAAATTCCATTTTCTGGGTATAGAAAATATACACGTGCAACGCACCAGTTTGCAAAAGTTAATTGAAGCATGCGAACAAAAGACACCCACAATGAGTGGATTCCTAAACTCATTGGAATCATCTGGCTGGTTGAAAAATATTCGTTCTATTTTGGATACATCCag CTTCATTGCAAGTGCTGTGGACAAAGGTGTATCGGTGGTGGTGCACTGTTCGGACGGATGGGATCGTACAGCGCAAGTGTGCTCACTGGCTGCACTAATGTTGGACCCTTATTACAGAACCATCAAAGGATTTCAG GCTTTGATTGAAAAAGACTGGCTGGCATTTGGTCACAAATTCAGCGAACGCTGTGGTCACGTGCAAACCGATCCGCGTGAGGTCTCACCGATATTCACACAGTTTCTGGATTGCACTTGGCAGTTGATGACGCAACGCAGTGATGCTTTTGAATTCAATGAACGTTTCCTGCTTATTCTGCACGATCACGTGCATTCGTGCCAGTTTGGCACCTTTGTGGGCAACTGTGAGAAGGATCGGCTGGATTTGAAGCTTTCTGAACGCACATTTTCTTTGTGGGGTTTCATGGCCAATCACTTGAATGAATATATCAACCCGCTGTATAAGCCAGATGTTGATGAAACAATCAAAGCCAATCTGGCGCCGCAATGCATTAA ATTTTGGCGTGGTATGTTTAGTCGGTTCGAAAGCGGCGTTCATCCACGTGAACCGCTTAGCGACTTACTGCTTGTTAGTAAGGATCATTGCACCTCGTTGGAGGATCATGTGCAGCATTTAACGAAG CGCATTGCAAGCTTCAAAAACTATATTTCCAAATCAGCAAGGAAATTACAAGATGCCACCGCTAAAACCTACAAGGAGCCTGCACCACCAGAGATCAATGACAACAA GTACAATTACGATAAGAAGATGAGCGAACTTTCTTCTGCGGACGATGATCATCCACTCAAACCAGCAGAAATGTCATTTGCGAACCTTTCG tTGAACGAACGCATTGATGCCACAAGTATTAGAGAGGAAATTAATTCCGTAGCTGTTGATTGGAAATCGATGCGCAACGTGACAGCCTGTTCATGCTCAACACCATTTGATCAATTCAGCAAGAAG ACCCATTGCTGGAAGTGCGGCGACATTTTTTGTGAACGCTGCATCGACAAAAGTATTCCGTTGCCGGGGCAGGACAGCGGCAAGCCAGTGCCAGTGTGTCGTGCTTGCTTTCGACTCGTACAAAAGACCAGCCCATGA